From Acipenser ruthenus chromosome 2, fAciRut3.2 maternal haplotype, whole genome shotgun sequence, a single genomic window includes:
- the hs3st1 gene encoding heparan sulfate glucosamine 3-O-sulfotransferase 1: MRTSVMAACLLGLFLFVSQPLSVPSRQIVNDEAGASPKTVDDEQLKAPSVQNETQTAVHPNGTSQHLPQTIIIGVRKGGTRALIEMLSLHPGIAAAESEVHFFDWEDHFEKGLQWYVSQMPFSYPHQITVEKTPAYFTSSKVPERIHKMNPAIRLLLILRDPTERILSDYTQVFYNHLHKHKLYQPIETVLIKNGDISMDYKALNRSLYYIHMQNWLKYFPLSHIHVVDGDVLIKDPLPEMKRVEKFLNLSAQINASNFYFNQTKGFYCLRDRGRERCLHESKGRAHPQVASPILNKLYQFFHEPNKKFFELIDRTFDWH; the protein is encoded by the coding sequence ATGAGGACTTCTGTGATGGCAGCCTGTTTGCTTGGACTGTTTCTCTTTGTATCGCAGCCGCTGTCTGTTCCATCCAGGCAAATTGTAAATGATGAGGCTGGCGCGTCACCAAAGACTGTTGACGATGAGCAACTAAAAGCACCTTCCGTCCAAAATGAGACCCAAACAGCTGTCCATCCGAATGGAACCAGCCAGCACCTGCCTCAAACTATTATCATCGGAGTGAGGAAAGGTGGGACGAGAGCTTTAATTGAAATGCTAAGTCTCCACCCTGGCATTGCAGCAGCAGAGAGCGAGGTTCACTTTTTTGATTGGGAGGACCATTTTGAGAAAGGCTTACAGTGGTATGTCAGTCAGATGCCTTTCTCGTACCCCCACCAAATCACAGTGGAGAAGACTCCAGCATATTTCACTTCTAGTAAAGTGCCAGAGAGAATTCATAAAATGAACCCGGCCATCAGGCTCCTCTTGATCCTGAGAGACCCCACTGAGAGAATCCTCTCGGACTACACTCAGGTGTTTTACAATCATCTGCACAAGCACAAGCTGTACCAGCCTATTGAGACGGTGCTTATTAAAAATGGGGACATCAGCATGGACTACAAAGCATTAAACAGAAGCCTGTATTACATCCACATGCAGAACTGGTTAAAGTATTTTCCTCTATCACACATTCACGTGGTTGATGGAGATGTCTTGATCAAAGACCCCCTTCCTGAAATGAAAAGGGTTGAAAAGTTTTTAAACCTCTCGGCACAAATCAATGCctcaaacttttattttaaccaaacaaaaggtttttactGCCTAAGGGACCGTGGCAGAGAGAGGTGTTTACATGAGTCAAAAGGAAGAGCACATCCTCAAGTGGCTTCCCCAATACTTAATAAGTTATACCAGTTTTTTCATGAGCCAAACAAAAAATTCTTTGAACTGATTGACAGGACCTTTGATTGGCATTAA